The Pseudoalteromonas rubra region CAAACTCTGCGTGTTTCCTTTCAGCTGATATTCAAAATGACGATTGGCAAGCTGTGCCTGATGATTGCCAAAGGTTTGCTCGACCAGCTCGCCCAGACAATGTGGTGCCATTTGATAGCTTAACGAGCCTCTGTCAGACATGGATAACTGGTGCAAATCATCCACTAACTGAGTCAGCCGGCCAATCTCCTCGTGTAACGACTGCAACTGCGCGGGAGCCGTTTCTATCACACCATCGATCATGCCTTCTAATTCGGCTTTGAATACAGCGATTGGCGTGCGCAATTCATGAGAAATATCGGCGATCCACTGTTGTCTGGCTTGCTGGTTTTCTCGCAAGGTCTCAGACAGGGTGTTCAGATCCCGGGCGAGCATGCCCAACTCATCGTTACTATCCGTGTTTAAATTACTCTGATAATCACCGCTTGCCAGGTTTTGTGCTGCACGCCGTAATGCCAGCACAGGGGCAACCAGATAATGACTAAACGGAATGGCCAATAAGCTCGACGCAATCAAAGCGGTGATAGCGATGTACATAAACCAATTTTTTTGACGCTCGGCAAATAAGCTATCGAACCGGTTGCTAACCACCAGACCGTCCTCAAGCCCTACATACCCAAGCAAAGGCGCACCGGCCTTGTCATACTGATGAACAGGGACCCAAAGAGTAGTTCTGGTTGTTGTAAGCGAGCCAATCACTTGCTCACCGGCCGCATTTTTATACACCAGACGACCGCCCATACTATCTGAGCGTCCTCTGGGAGGTCTACGCTTTTGATGAGGGTGGGCACCGCGCTCGCCTCTGGGTGGGCGATCAGCGTCGGGCTTTGGACGTCTGTCGGTTTGATACTGCGCCTTAGTGCCCTGCTCATTACGCATGCCACGACCATCCCGACCCGGCTCAGGTCCCCGCTCAGATCTGCGCGGCCGCTGCATGGAGGGGCTGTCGTAACTGTCATAAGAAGGAGTCGCAGCGGGCGAAGTGGCACTTCGCGCGTTTCCTCGTAGTTCGCTTACCAGCTGATGCCAGGCCGGATGGCGAGTAAACACCCACTCCTCGCCATAACGTGCGTAATTATCGCGAATAGAAGGCATTAAAGCGACCAAGCGGGCACGGCTATTTTGCTGAATATAGTCCTGGAAGCTCTTTTCAAAAGCAGTCTGATTAGCAAAGTAGATCGCCATGATCAATACGGTGTTGACCAACAGCAAAATAGCCAGCAGCTTGTGCCGTATTGTCAGTTTCATGATGTAGCTACCCCTGTGAACGGAATTCAAAACATGGCATACCAATTGTACTTAATACCAGGTCAATTTGAAGGAGCAAATATGACGCTAACGGTGTTAAAGATTTCTTATTTAGAACAACTAAATAGCAAGATTCTTGGCTGGTTACCGACCCTATTTTCTCGCCTCAAAATAGAACGCTTAATTAAGCCAATTGGTATAAGACCCGATGCTAGTCAGTATGTAAGGTTAATGTGCAAATAGTGTGGAAGTAGTGACAAAATTTACCAAAGCAGGAACACGCTCATGCAACTGCTCTGTGTGAGTGGCCCACCAAAAGTCAGGCGAGCCGGGTTTCTAACTCAAGTAGGATGACTAATTAAACTGCACAATTTCCAGCCCAAGCATATAGCCTTCACCTTCGCTGTTATTACCACACCGGATAACTTTAACATGTGCGTTGAGAGGAGGAACCGATCCACCATGGCTGTCAATAAACACATCCAGCATTTCATTGATCTCCAGGGGTTCCTCAACAATGATTGATAATCCCGTGGCACTTAAGTCGTGGCAGGTACCGTGCAGTTTATGCCCCGAGGACAACACGGTTAACTGTGCCTGGGTATTGACCATCATGCGCATAAAGCGCCGTTTATCCTCATGTATCATGGCGTGCTCCACTCTTTGTTATCATTGCTTGCCTGCAAAAAATTACCTTGGAATAATTTGCACCATATTTTTTATTTTCTCTGATAAAGATTGCATGGAAAAGGGCTTAACCACATAGGCATCGCAGCCAGCATCAAAGCCCGCCTGTTTCTCCTGC contains the following coding sequences:
- a CDS encoding ATP-binding protein, giving the protein MKLTIRHKLLAILLLVNTVLIMAIYFANQTAFEKSFQDYIQQNSRARLVALMPSIRDNYARYGEEWVFTRHPAWHQLVSELRGNARSATSPAATPSYDSYDSPSMQRPRRSERGPEPGRDGRGMRNEQGTKAQYQTDRRPKPDADRPPRGERGAHPHQKRRPPRGRSDSMGGRLVYKNAAGEQVIGSLTTTRTTLWVPVHQYDKAGAPLLGYVGLEDGLVVSNRFDSLFAERQKNWFMYIAITALIASSLLAIPFSHYLVAPVLALRRAAQNLASGDYQSNLNTDSNDELGMLARDLNTLSETLRENQQARQQWIADISHELRTPIAVFKAELEGMIDGVIETAPAQLQSLHEEIGRLTQLVDDLHQLSMSDRGSLSYQMAPHCLGELVEQTFGNHQAQLANRHFEYQLKGNTQSLMDCDDRRMAQLFGNLMQNTLRYTDSDQDNPGRILVTIEQHGEQIEIVWQDSSPGVEPELLDKLFDRLYRVKQSRDRASGGSGLGLAICTSIVQAHNGTIKARESELGGLAVVMRFS
- a CDS encoding PilZ domain-containing protein, translating into MIHEDKRRFMRMMVNTQAQLTVLSSGHKLHGTCHDLSATGLSIIVEEPLEINEMLDVFIDSHGGSVPPLNAHVKVIRCGNNSEGEGYMLGLEIVQFN